A stretch of the Balneolales bacterium ANBcel1 genome encodes the following:
- a CDS encoding DUF4295 domain-containing protein produces the protein MAKKQVFGEEVLAAKAAQRKMAKVILSKKSAKGKVSFSETTIDQDNVKDFISRNKS, from the coding sequence ATGGCCAAGAAACAGGTTTTCGGTGAAGAGGTACTTGCTGCAAAGGCAGCCCAGAGGAAAATGGCCAAAGTGATTCTCTCAAAAAAATCGGCCAAAGGAAAAGTCTCTTTCAGTGAGACAACCATTGACCAGGACAACGTGAAAGATTTTATCTCTCGCAACAAATCCTGA